One Lysobacter enzymogenes DNA segment encodes these proteins:
- a CDS encoding benzoate/H(+) symporter BenE family transporter → MPHLRDLSLSAVVAGFVAVLVGFTSSAAIVFSAAQASGADEAEIASWMWALGLGMGITCIGLSLRYKVPVVTAWSTPGAAMLITGAAGLPLAEAIGAFVISAALTVALGFSGWLERVLARLPASLAAGMLAGVLLRFGLNVFTSMQHSFALVFAMFLGFLLARRWLPRYAVLVALAVGIAVAALQGGLHLDKLQLAVAMPVWTTPRFSLAATVGVAIPLFVVTMASQNVPGIAILRAHGYRDTPASPLIGWTGAANLLLAPFGAFALCLAAITAAICMGEDAHEDPRKRYLASVAAGVFYLLTGVFGATVAAAFAAFPQALVMAIAGIALLATIGNGLAAALGDPQERDPALITFLVTASGFTAFQIGSVFWGMVAGVLATVVLRLRKPAPAADPPR, encoded by the coding sequence ATGCCGCACCTGCGCGATCTGTCCCTGTCCGCCGTCGTCGCCGGGTTCGTCGCGGTGCTGGTCGGCTTCACCAGTTCGGCCGCGATCGTGTTCTCCGCCGCCCAGGCCAGCGGCGCCGACGAGGCCGAAATCGCGTCGTGGATGTGGGCGCTCGGGCTCGGCATGGGCATCACCTGCATCGGCCTGTCGCTGCGCTACAAGGTTCCGGTGGTCACCGCCTGGTCCACGCCCGGCGCGGCGATGCTGATCACCGGCGCGGCCGGGCTGCCGCTGGCCGAAGCGATCGGCGCGTTCGTGATCAGCGCCGCGCTGACCGTCGCGCTAGGCTTCAGCGGTTGGCTCGAACGGGTGCTGGCGCGGCTGCCGGCGAGCCTGGCCGCGGGCATGCTGGCCGGCGTGTTGCTGCGCTTCGGCCTCAACGTGTTCACCTCGATGCAGCACAGCTTCGCCCTGGTGTTCGCGATGTTCCTGGGCTTCCTGCTGGCGCGGCGCTGGCTGCCGCGCTACGCGGTGCTGGTCGCGCTGGCGGTCGGCATCGCGGTGGCGGCGCTGCAGGGCGGGCTGCACCTGGACAAGCTGCAACTGGCGGTGGCGATGCCGGTATGGACCACGCCGCGGTTCTCGCTCGCCGCCACCGTCGGCGTCGCCATCCCGCTGTTCGTGGTGACCATGGCCTCGCAGAACGTGCCCGGCATCGCGATCCTGCGCGCGCACGGCTACCGCGACACGCCGGCCTCGCCGCTGATCGGTTGGACCGGCGCGGCCAACCTGCTGCTCGCGCCGTTCGGCGCGTTCGCGCTGTGCCTGGCCGCGATCACCGCCGCGATCTGCATGGGCGAGGACGCGCACGAAGATCCGCGCAAGCGGTATCTCGCCTCGGTCGCCGCCGGCGTGTTCTACCTGCTCACCGGCGTGTTCGGCGCGACCGTGGCCGCCGCGTTCGCGGCGTTCCCGCAGGCGCTGGTGATGGCCATCGCCGGCATCGCCCTGCTCGCCACCATCGGCAACGGACTGGCCGCGGCGCTGGGCGACCCGCAGGAACGCGATCCGGCGCTGATCACCTTCCTGGTCACCGCGTCGGGCTTCACCGCGTTCCAGATCGGCTCGGTGTTCTGGGGCATGGTCGCGGGGGTGCTCGCCACGGTGGTGCTGCGGCTGCGCAAGCCGGCGCCGGCGGCGGATCCGCCGCGCTGA
- a CDS encoding transporter: protein MRIADASYGSNEDGLIWGYRFVPGQPAQPISTDAVTAFLAAPADGDGRGFLWLHFSLSNTGSERYLRRALRMPDAFYDSLRSEVGSTRLELDDNALIAVVHDVLFDSSFDASEVGTTSLCIGPRLLVSARLRPLRSVDQLRAAVRSGQVFRSPVELLAHLLRDQASVLGEILRKCTVQVDRIEDRLLDNRIATDRKQLGALRRSLVRLQRLLAPEPTALFRLLNRPPDWIGRDDIGDLQQAAEEFSTAIGDSAALVERVKLIQEELAALVNEQTGRTLFVLTVVTVVALPINLVAGLFGMNVGGIPLAENPHGFLSVVIGLCVLTAVLAYAAFGRRRD from the coding sequence ATGCGCATCGCCGACGCCAGCTACGGTTCCAACGAAGACGGCCTGATCTGGGGCTACCGCTTCGTCCCGGGCCAGCCGGCGCAACCGATCAGCACCGACGCGGTCACCGCGTTCCTGGCAGCGCCCGCCGACGGCGACGGCCGCGGCTTCCTGTGGCTGCACTTCTCCCTGTCCAACACCGGCAGCGAACGCTACCTGCGCCGCGCGCTGCGGATGCCCGACGCGTTCTACGACAGCCTGCGCAGCGAGGTCGGTTCGACCCGGCTGGAGCTGGACGACAACGCGCTGATCGCGGTGGTCCACGACGTGCTGTTCGATTCCAGCTTCGACGCCTCCGAGGTCGGCACCACCAGCCTGTGCATCGGTCCGCGCCTGCTGGTGAGCGCGCGGCTGCGCCCGCTGCGCTCGGTCGACCAGTTGCGCGCGGCGGTGCGCTCGGGCCAGGTATTCCGTTCGCCGGTGGAACTGCTCGCCCACCTGCTGCGCGACCAAGCCAGCGTGCTCGGCGAGATCCTGCGCAAGTGCACCGTGCAGGTCGACCGGATCGAAGACCGCCTGCTCGACAACCGCATCGCCACCGACCGCAAGCAGCTCGGCGCGCTGCGCCGCAGCCTGGTGCGGCTGCAGCGGCTGCTGGCGCCGGAACCGACCGCGCTGTTCCGGCTGCTCAACCGCCCGCCGGACTGGATCGGCCGCGACGACATCGGCGACCTGCAACAGGCCGCGGAAGAATTCTCCACCGCGATCGGCGACTCGGCCGCGCTGGTCGAGCGGGTCAAGCTGATCCAGGAAGAACTGGCGGCGCTGGTCAACGAGCAGACCGGGCGCACCTTGTTCGTCCTCACCGTCGTCACCGTGGTGGCCCTGCCGATCAACCTGGTCGCCGGCCTGTTCGGCATGAACGTCGGCGGCATCCCGCTGGCCGAGAATCCGCACGGCTTCCTCAGCGTGGTGATCGGGCTGTGCGTGCTGACCGCGGTCCTGGCCTACGCGGCGTTCGGCCGTCGGCGCGACTGA
- a CDS encoding YcaO-like family protein — protein sequence MIPLERERSLDEAERAMRDFLDAQGWRAELERVGAPFAATICSLYDQADGRLLGNGFGKGEADPSRVGALFEAVEHLFTGKAPAHAVLSLRSGADCLADPLLAQLPVRAAFAQQPDRRLACRRYRAFAAGEPDAVLPLFLSYPTYLDWRAPQDDFDYASALRFGSNNGTAIGSSLAEAAVHAIGELIERDAWSLFLVGHFLGDPAAHGYLLPAQELPPALARRLGEAEAQLQREIVLIDATSDLGVPCIIATASDLRDGESIHPCGYGASLYPEHAAMRAITELVQALELPQLQPRLAGYSQAVLNALSAYPKLRDCAVFAIDRTRLRRRRWDFQAPAPLPPTALLELLTARLRARGIDLHYAINHHEPGHFCVINVVSLALERFFLVCSGIVMAPGQRGRDLLAGRLPVPGSAAVLDREAGLMPA from the coding sequence ATGATTCCCCTGGAACGAGAACGCAGCCTCGACGAGGCCGAACGCGCCATGCGCGATTTCCTCGACGCGCAAGGCTGGCGCGCCGAACTGGAGCGCGTCGGCGCGCCGTTCGCGGCGACGATCTGCTCGCTCTACGACCAAGCCGACGGACGCCTGCTCGGCAACGGCTTCGGCAAGGGCGAGGCGGACCCGTCGCGGGTCGGCGCACTGTTCGAAGCGGTCGAACACCTGTTCACCGGCAAGGCGCCCGCGCACGCCGTGCTGAGCCTACGCAGCGGCGCCGACTGCCTGGCCGATCCGCTGCTGGCGCAACTGCCGGTGCGCGCCGCCTTCGCCCAGCAGCCCGACCGCCGGCTCGCCTGCCGCCGCTACCGCGCCTTCGCCGCCGGCGAGCCGGATGCGGTGTTGCCGCTGTTCCTGTCCTACCCCACCTATCTCGACTGGCGCGCGCCGCAGGACGATTTCGACTACGCCAGCGCCCTGCGCTTCGGCTCCAACAACGGCACCGCGATCGGCAGCAGCCTGGCCGAGGCCGCGGTGCACGCGATCGGCGAACTGATCGAACGCGATGCCTGGTCGCTGTTCCTGGTCGGGCACTTCCTCGGCGATCCGGCCGCCCACGGCTACCTGCTGCCGGCGCAGGAACTGCCGCCGGCGCTGGCCCGGCGCCTGGGCGAAGCCGAGGCGCAGTTGCAGCGCGAGATCGTGCTGATCGACGCCACCAGCGACCTCGGCGTGCCGTGCATCATCGCGACCGCCAGCGACCTGCGCGACGGCGAATCGATCCATCCCTGCGGCTACGGCGCCTCGCTGTACCCCGAACACGCCGCCATGCGCGCGATCACCGAGTTGGTGCAGGCGCTGGAACTGCCGCAGCTGCAGCCGCGGCTGGCCGGCTATTCGCAGGCCGTGCTGAACGCCTTGTCGGCCTATCCGAAACTGCGCGACTGCGCGGTGTTCGCGATCGACCGCACGCGCCTGCGCCGCCGCCGCTGGGACTTCCAGGCGCCGGCGCCGCTGCCGCCGACCGCGTTGCTGGAACTGCTGACCGCGCGCCTGCGCGCGCGCGGCATCGACCTGCACTACGCGATCAACCACCACGAACCCGGACATTTCTGCGTGATCAACGTGGTGTCGCTGGCGCTGGAGCGGTTCTTCCTGGTGTGCTCCGGCATCGTCATGGCGCCGGGCCAACGCGGCCGCGATCTGCTGGCCGGGCGCCTGCCGGTGCCGGGGAGCGCGGCGGTGCTGGATCGCGAGGCGGGACTGATGCCGGCTTGA
- a CDS encoding M23 family metallopeptidase — translation MLPRLLASVLVFAAALLAAAPTRAAPVDTLDLAVPQIPAPVAVEGRQRLLYELHLTNFGAAPLRLQALSVLDANDGAVLASWRGDALAARGRVVGARDAALGDALQPGQRAVLFLELDLPAPMPKALRHRVEFSAAAAAPGGASGAADSGQVEGAQVAPLPAASLRLAPPLRGGPWAAVYAPQWPRGHRRVFYALDGRARLPGRYAIDFVRVDAQGRTARGDADLAANALGYGEPVLAVADAVVAAARDGIGERARVSAHPRHDFDRAPGNYVSLALGDGRYAVYEHLQPGSLTVRAGERVRRGQVIGALGFTGDSTGPHLHFHVADAAPPLAGEGVGYAFEAFGLLGHYPGASGLGERPWQARDKAVAERRRDELPESNAVIEFAR, via the coding sequence ATGCTGCCTCGCCTGCTCGCCTCTGTCCTGGTGTTCGCCGCCGCGCTCCTGGCCGCCGCGCCCACGCGCGCCGCGCCGGTGGACACGCTCGATCTGGCCGTGCCGCAGATCCCGGCCCCGGTCGCGGTGGAAGGCCGTCAACGCCTGCTGTACGAGTTGCACCTGACCAACTTCGGCGCCGCGCCGCTGCGGCTGCAAGCGTTGAGCGTGCTCGACGCGAACGATGGCGCGGTGCTGGCGTCCTGGCGCGGCGACGCGCTGGCTGCGCGCGGCCGGGTCGTCGGCGCGCGCGATGCGGCGCTCGGCGATGCGTTGCAACCGGGCCAGCGCGCCGTGCTGTTCCTGGAACTGGACCTGCCGGCGCCGATGCCGAAGGCGCTGCGCCATCGGGTCGAGTTCTCCGCGGCCGCCGCCGCGCCCGGCGGCGCGTCCGGCGCGGCCGATTCCGGCCAGGTCGAAGGCGCGCAAGTGGCGCCTTTGCCGGCGGCCTCGCTGCGGTTGGCGCCGCCGCTGCGCGGCGGGCCGTGGGCGGCGGTGTACGCGCCGCAATGGCCGCGCGGGCATCGGCGGGTGTTCTACGCGCTCGACGGCCGCGCGCGCCTGCCCGGCCGCTACGCCATCGATTTCGTCCGCGTCGACGCGCAGGGCCGCACCGCCCGCGGCGACGCCGATCTGGCCGCCAACGCGCTCGGCTACGGCGAGCCGGTGCTGGCGGTGGCCGATGCGGTGGTCGCCGCGGCGCGCGACGGCATCGGCGAGCGCGCGCGCGTGTCCGCGCATCCGCGCCACGACTTCGACCGCGCGCCCGGCAATTACGTGTCGCTGGCGCTCGGCGACGGCCGTTATGCGGTGTACGAGCATCTGCAGCCGGGCAGCCTGACAGTCCGCGCCGGCGAGCGCGTGCGTCGCGGACAGGTCATCGGCGCGCTCGGTTTCACCGGCGATTCGACCGGCCCGCACCTGCATTTCCATGTCGCCGACGCCGCGCCGCCGCTGGCCGGCGAGGGCGTCGGCTACGCCTTCGAGGCGTTCGGCTTGCTGGGGCATTACCCGGGCGCGAGCGGACTCGGCGAACGGCCGTGGCAGGCGCGCGATAAGGCGGTCGCGGAGCGGCGCCGCGACGAGTTGCCCGAGTCCAACGCGGTGATCGAGTTCGCGCGCTGA
- a CDS encoding BlaI/MecI/CopY family transcriptional regulator — protein sequence MPPRPSNAELELLKCLWRQQPLSARELHNAVGEQLEWSYSSTRKTLDRMLEKGLIASADHHGLLVFHAAVAKLPTLAALSADFARRVLEIDGPLPMQAFADSRLLDQGELEQLEAMLRDADPERPR from the coding sequence ATGCCGCCACGCCCGTCCAACGCCGAACTGGAACTGCTCAAATGCCTGTGGCGGCAACAGCCGCTGAGCGCGCGCGAACTGCATAACGCGGTCGGCGAGCAATTGGAGTGGTCGTATTCGTCCACCCGCAAGACGCTCGACCGCATGCTCGAAAAGGGCCTGATCGCCAGCGCCGACCACCACGGGCTGCTGGTGTTCCACGCCGCGGTAGCCAAGCTGCCGACCCTGGCCGCCCTCAGCGCCGACTTCGCCCGCCGGGTGCTGGAGATCGACGGGCCGCTGCCGATGCAGGCCTTCGCCGACAGCCGCTTGCTCGACCAGGGCGAACTCGAACAGCTCGAAGCGATGCTGCGCGACGCCGATCCGGAGCGACCGCGATGA
- a CDS encoding M23/M56 family metallopeptidase codes for MSAADAGFWLAQAGAQLLAGALAWFLGGAAHRRLRISHAAFGYWLALWLLALAPSLAASIWHLSGAAAPAWPLPSGLPLPRLDAFADATAPAQAAEAFEAQPVVDLASAALALYLAGVAWSLARWLRDSLALRRSLRTAHAAGDRIRGARSRRESQALRARGVRVLLSRDAATAFALGWPRRSVVVPAALAANLDDAQLALVLRHEAAHLRRLDPERTALMRLVQAALWFNPFLRALAGRVQLAAELRCDAAAIGADPAQRRACAQAYLSTLRLAVGRAAPAGASAFTRRRDPGQHQLRMQHMLHGDDRPRLRPRARLALVALALGGCGALAVAQAAAGGDPPRIAARAPAAVAAHGADIAAASAKASAAPPGKANDAARAAPDAGPHAPSESIALAVPLTNTRITSRYGVTGGIRVRPHRGLDFAARRGTRVYAPAAALVVAATDRYPEGERYGKVVVLDHGDGWQTLYAHLQDFDVHEGQRIAAGAPIGRSGASGQATGPHLHMEVLHDGQRVDPEPLLR; via the coding sequence ATGAGCGCGGCGGACGCCGGGTTCTGGCTGGCGCAGGCCGGTGCGCAGTTGCTCGCCGGCGCGCTGGCCTGGTTCCTGGGCGGCGCCGCGCACCGCCGCCTGCGCATTTCCCACGCCGCGTTCGGCTATTGGCTGGCGCTGTGGCTGTTGGCGCTGGCGCCGAGCCTCGCCGCGTCGATCTGGCACCTCAGCGGCGCCGCCGCGCCGGCCTGGCCGTTGCCGTCCGGCCTGCCGTTGCCGCGCCTGGACGCGTTCGCCGACGCCACCGCGCCGGCGCAAGCGGCCGAGGCTTTCGAAGCGCAACCGGTCGTGGACCTGGCGAGCGCGGCGCTCGCGCTGTACCTGGCCGGCGTGGCCTGGAGCCTGGCGCGCTGGCTGCGCGACAGCCTCGCGCTGCGGCGGTCGCTGCGAACCGCGCACGCCGCCGGCGATCGCATCCGCGGCGCGCGCAGCCGGCGCGAGTCGCAGGCGCTGCGCGCGCGCGGCGTACGGGTGCTGCTGAGCCGCGACGCCGCCACCGCCTTCGCCCTGGGCTGGCCGCGCCGCAGCGTGGTCGTGCCGGCGGCGCTGGCCGCGAACCTGGACGACGCCCAACTCGCGTTGGTGCTGCGCCACGAAGCCGCGCACCTGCGCCGTCTCGACCCCGAACGCACCGCGCTGATGCGGCTCGTGCAGGCGGCGCTGTGGTTCAACCCGTTCCTGCGCGCGCTGGCCGGACGCGTGCAACTGGCCGCAGAGCTGCGCTGCGACGCCGCCGCGATCGGCGCCGATCCGGCCCAGCGCAGAGCCTGCGCGCAGGCCTATCTCAGCACCCTGCGCCTGGCCGTCGGCCGCGCCGCGCCGGCCGGCGCCAGCGCGTTCACCCGTCGCCGCGATCCGGGCCAACACCAATTGCGCATGCAGCACATGCTGCACGGCGACGACCGGCCGCGCCTGCGCCCGCGCGCGCGCCTGGCGCTGGTGGCGCTGGCCCTGGGCGGCTGCGGCGCGCTGGCCGTGGCGCAGGCCGCCGCCGGCGGCGATCCGCCGCGCATCGCCGCCCGCGCTCCGGCCGCCGTCGCCGCGCACGGCGCAGACATCGCGGCCGCATCCGCGAAAGCGTCCGCCGCCCCGCCCGGCAAGGCGAACGACGCCGCTCGCGCGGCGCCGGACGCCGGGCCGCACGCGCCGTCGGAATCCATCGCCCTCGCCGTCCCGCTCACTAATACCCGCATCACCAGCCGCTACGGCGTCACCGGCGGCATCCGCGTGCGTCCGCACCGCGGCCTCGACTTCGCCGCCCGCCGCGGCACCCGCGTGTACGCGCCGGCCGCCGCGCTGGTCGTCGCCGCGACCGACCGTTACCCCGAGGGCGAGCGCTACGGCAAGGTGGTGGTGCTCGACCACGGCGACGGTTGGCAGACGCTCTACGCCCACCTGCAGGACTTCGACGTGCACGAGGGCCAGCGCATCGCCGCCGGCGCGCCGATCGGCCGCTCCGGCGCCAGCGGCCAGGCCACCGGCCCGCACCTGCACATGGAAGTCCTGCACGACGGCCAGCGCGTGGATCCCGAACCGCTGCTGCGCTGA